A single region of the Triticum dicoccoides isolate Atlit2015 ecotype Zavitan chromosome 2B, WEW_v2.0, whole genome shotgun sequence genome encodes:
- the LOC119367753 gene encoding GTPase activating protein 1-like, with amino-acid sequence MTSEPVPPGMLSVRVLRGINLVNRDVDGSDPYVMLELDNQKVKTNVIKKTVNPVWNEDLTLAVTNPTTPIKIEVFDKDKFSKDDNMGDAEVDLEPLLQMARMDLEDIRSGTVVRTVRPHRGGAGGSCCLADESSIVWEEGQVVQDALLKLRNVATGIIHLQLRWVKIPSL; translated from the exons ATGACGTCGGAGCCAGTGCCTCCAGGGATGTTGAGCGTGCGCGTGTTGCGGGGGATCAACCTCGTGAACCGTGACGTCGACGGCAGTgacccctacgtcatgcttgagctGGACAACCAGAAGGTGAAGACGAACGTCATCAAGAAGACGGTGAACCCGGTCTGGAACGAGGATCTCACCCTCGCCGTCACGAATCCAACAACACCGATCAAGATA GAGGTGTTCGACAAGGACAAGTTCAGCAAGGACGACAATATGGGGGACGCGGAGGTGGACCTGGAGCCGTTGTTGCAGATGGCTCGGATGGACTTGGAGGACATCCGGAGCGGCACTGTGGTGCGCACCGTGCGGCCTCACCGTGGCGGCGCCGGAGGGAGCTGCTGCCTGGCGGATGAGAGCAGCATAGTGTGGGAGGAAGGGCAGGTGGTGCAGGACGCGTTGCTCAAGCTCAGGAACGTCGCCACCGGCATCATCCACCTCCAGCTCCGATGGGTCAAAATACCATCATTATGA